The Corynebacterium camporealensis genome contains a region encoding:
- a CDS encoding response regulator: MINVMLIDDHPVVRAGLRSILDSFDDILVALEGADGTALEQLNDASPTIDVVVCDIQMPNVDGIEVVKRLKEAGGPPVLILTTYDTEADIVAAVEAGALGYLLKDSPEEELHSAVQATAAGRRTLAPKVIDLLATRMGKPQEALSQRELEILRALATGAGNKQLAKQLFISEATVKTHLIHIYQKLGVDNRTAAVSTARARKLI; this comes from the coding sequence ATGATTAACGTGATGCTCATCGACGACCACCCCGTCGTTCGTGCTGGTCTGCGCTCTATTCTCGATAGCTTCGACGACATTCTGGTCGCCCTCGAAGGCGCGGATGGCACCGCACTAGAGCAGCTTAACGATGCCTCCCCCACCATCGACGTCGTCGTCTGCGATATCCAGATGCCTAACGTCGATGGCATCGAAGTGGTCAAACGCCTCAAGGAGGCCGGCGGTCCACCAGTTCTGATCTTGACCACCTATGACACCGAGGCTGACATCGTCGCCGCGGTCGAAGCCGGCGCGCTGGGCTACCTGCTTAAAGACTCCCCAGAGGAAGAACTCCACTCCGCCGTCCAAGCTACGGCCGCAGGTCGCCGTACCTTGGCGCCCAAGGTCATCGACCTGCTGGCCACGCGCATGGGCAAGCCTCAAGAGGCCCTTTCCCAGCGCGAACTGGAGATCCTTCGCGCCCTTGCCACCGGTGCTGGCAACAAGCAGCTGGCCAAGCAGCTTTTTATTTCCGAGGCGACCGTGAAGACGCATTTGATTCACATTTATCAGAAGCTCGGCGTCGATAATCGCACCGCAGCTGTGAGCACTGCCCGCGCTCGCAAGCTGATTTAG
- a CDS encoding NAD(P)-binding domain-containing protein, with product MYDCIVIGGGQSGLATGYYLRKQGVNFLILDAEENPGGAWQHMWPSLTLFSHSAGSNLPGWPMPYHPGFPPAEHVVDYLTRYEERYDLPIRRPVHVDAVDHDGSAFHIYAGENHFTARAVVAATGTWQAPFIPYYPGNFAGQQLHTVHYDGPSAFQGSSVAVVGGGNSGAQIAADLLLNGVDDVTWYLRGKPQWMPDDVDGRILFRRNRERLNAMQRGEPDPGVDKNIGSIVMVPPVLKARDAGLLTGTEMFDSLDEVSADYLIWATGFRPALRPIAGLLDGRDPKVNGLYLVGYGNWTGPGSATITGVSPFAREVGRLVAGDIAKQ from the coding sequence ATGTACGACTGCATCGTCATCGGCGGTGGGCAATCCGGCCTGGCCACCGGCTACTACCTGCGCAAACAGGGCGTAAACTTCCTCATCCTCGACGCAGAGGAGAACCCCGGCGGCGCCTGGCAGCACATGTGGCCTTCGCTCACGCTGTTTAGCCATTCCGCCGGTTCGAATCTGCCCGGCTGGCCGATGCCCTATCATCCCGGCTTTCCGCCTGCCGAGCACGTCGTCGACTACCTCACTCGCTATGAAGAACGCTACGACCTGCCCATTCGGCGTCCCGTGCATGTCGATGCCGTCGACCACGATGGCTCTGCCTTTCATATCTATGCCGGTGAGAATCACTTCACCGCGCGCGCCGTCGTCGCTGCGACGGGAACCTGGCAGGCACCCTTTATCCCCTACTACCCCGGCAACTTCGCTGGTCAACAGCTTCACACGGTACATTACGATGGTCCGTCCGCTTTCCAAGGCAGCTCCGTCGCCGTCGTGGGCGGTGGCAATTCCGGTGCACAGATTGCCGCAGACCTGCTGCTCAATGGTGTCGATGACGTCACGTGGTACCTGCGCGGTAAGCCGCAATGGATGCCTGACGATGTCGACGGCCGCATCCTTTTCCGCCGCAACCGCGAACGCCTCAACGCCATGCAACGCGGCGAACCAGATCCGGGCGTGGACAAGAATATCGGCAGTATCGTCATGGTTCCGCCCGTGCTCAAAGCCCGCGATGCAGGCCTGCTAACCGGCACCGAAATGTTCGATTCCCTCGACGAGGTCTCTGCCGATTACCTCATCTGGGCTACTGGTTTCCGCCCAGCTCTACGCCCCATTGCCGGGCTTCTCGATGGCCGCGATCCCAAAGTCAACGGCCTCTACCTCGTCGGTTACGGCAACTGGACCGGACCGGGTTCTGCCACCATTACTGGTGTTTCGCCTTTCGCGCGGGAGGTTGGCCGGTTGGTGGCTGGGGACATCGCTAAGCAATAG
- a CDS encoding VanZ family protein, producing MPQVNAPRRQAVVTSVLVLLMVLAATLAKPFMDIPGIIDGSAHAQRSLDLEMFNGFENPKVAYGPWLNTLGNVALFMPLGAALIALGQRMPRFRFGMGGTLLFALLLSLSIETAQYIFALGFTDLDDLVLNTLGALIGALWMSKLHTEQQRRVLRMLRWIAVVALVISAGGILWGAIA from the coding sequence ATGCCGCAGGTCAATGCGCCGCGCCGCCAGGCAGTGGTGACCAGCGTGCTGGTGCTGCTGATGGTGCTGGCCGCAACGTTGGCGAAGCCGTTTATGGATATCCCGGGCATTATTGATGGATCCGCGCACGCACAGCGCAGCCTGGATTTGGAGATGTTCAACGGATTCGAAAACCCGAAGGTCGCCTACGGCCCGTGGCTCAATACATTGGGCAACGTTGCGTTGTTTATGCCTTTGGGCGCTGCGTTGATTGCCCTGGGTCAGCGTATGCCGCGTTTCCGCTTCGGGATGGGCGGCACGCTGTTGTTCGCACTGTTGCTGAGCTTGAGCATCGAAACCGCGCAGTACATCTTCGCGCTGGGCTTTACGGACCTTGACGACCTGGTTTTAAACACGCTTGGCGCCTTGATTGGCGCGCTCTGGATGAGCAAGCTGCACACCGAACAACAACGGCGCGTTCTCCGAATGCTCCGCTGGATTGCCGTGGTTGCGTTGGTCATCTCCGCTGGCGGCATCCTGTGGGGAGCTATTGCTTAG
- a CDS encoding acrylyl-CoA reductase family protein, whose translation MHTLLVTRNEDKSAQHDFVDGDYTAEGDILVNVSHSSLNYKDAMALNADKGVMRVDPLVPGIDVIGTVEKSDDERLAAGTLVAALGDGLGEFRHGGYTPRQLVNASATVKVPSRFSAAQAAAIGTAGYTAALCVNALGDLEPGSRLLVSGATGGVGSIAVHLLAQLGHEVHAITGRPSEQSDYLKKLGAKEIVDRSDFSEQSRPLQKAQYDAAIDTAGSHVLANILANITWGGVVANTGMAAGPDLPATVLPFILRNVHLHGVNSVDAPLSYREAAWKLLDEHLDTDLLDSFTETISLKDTPGAASDLLAGKRHGRTVVKIDA comes from the coding sequence ATGCACACACTTCTAGTCACCCGAAATGAAGACAAGTCCGCTCAGCACGATTTCGTCGACGGCGACTACACCGCCGAAGGCGACATCCTTGTTAACGTCAGCCACTCGTCGTTGAACTACAAAGACGCCATGGCGCTCAATGCCGACAAGGGCGTGATGCGCGTCGACCCGCTCGTGCCGGGTATCGACGTTATCGGTACCGTCGAAAAATCCGACGATGAGCGCCTTGCCGCAGGCACGCTTGTTGCAGCGCTTGGCGATGGCCTCGGCGAATTCCGCCACGGCGGCTACACCCCTCGACAGCTGGTCAATGCTTCTGCGACCGTGAAGGTTCCATCCCGTTTCAGCGCTGCTCAGGCCGCTGCCATCGGAACCGCCGGCTACACCGCTGCGCTGTGCGTTAACGCGCTCGGCGATCTCGAACCGGGTTCCCGCCTCCTCGTCTCTGGCGCTACCGGCGGCGTTGGCTCCATTGCCGTTCACCTGCTTGCCCAGCTCGGCCACGAAGTCCACGCCATTACCGGTCGTCCTTCTGAGCAATCCGACTACCTCAAGAAGCTCGGCGCCAAGGAAATCGTCGACCGCTCCGACTTCTCCGAACAGAGCCGTCCGCTCCAGAAAGCCCAGTACGACGCCGCTATCGACACCGCCGGCTCCCACGTTCTTGCTAACATCCTGGCCAACATCACATGGGGCGGCGTCGTCGCAAACACCGGCATGGCTGCTGGCCCCGATCTTCCAGCAACCGTCTTGCCCTTCATTCTCCGCAACGTCCACCTGCACGGCGTGAACTCCGTCGACGCTCCCCTCTCCTACCGCGAAGCCGCCTGGAAGCTTCTCGACGAGCACCTCGACACCGACCTGCTCGACTCCTTCACCGAGACCATCTCCCTCAAGGACACCCCCGGCGCCGCCTCAGATCTCCTCGCCGGCAAGCGCCACGGCCGCACCGTCGTAAAAATCGACGCTTAG
- the leuS gene encoding leucine--tRNA ligase → MTNPSDSTAHRYTPELANQIEKTWQQYWQEHGTFHAPNPVGALATDGDLPQEKLNVQDMFPYPSGAGLHVGHPLGYIATDTYARYNRMLGKNVLHTLGYDAFGLPAEQYAIQTGTHPRTTTMDNIENMRKQLAMLGLGHDERRSVETTDPDFFKWTQWIFLQIYNSWFDEEQQKARPIAELIKELEANKRTTKDGRYFEDLSPAEQRAAIDEFRLVYLSNSTVNWCPGLGTVLANEEVTAEGKSERGNFPVFRKNLSQWMMRITAYSDRLLDDLELLDWPEKVKSMQRNWIGRSRGAEVTFTAEGYGIDVFTTRPDTLFGAEYMVLAPEHELVDALLSPIPYDDDVDERWTYGNDDPKEAVESYRADIAAKSDLERQENKEKTGVFLGTYATNPVNGRQIPIFIADYVLAGYGTGAIMAVPAHDTRDYEFAQEFGLPITEVVAGGNIEEEAYTEDGTAVNSSNDKGLDINGLNKEDAIARTIEWLEEDGSGVEKIQYKLRDWLFARQRYWGEPFPVVYDAKGQAYPLPESMLPVELPEVEDYQPVSFDPDDANSEPQPPLAKAREWVEVELDLGDGPQTYYRDTNVMPQWAGSSWYQLRYVDPQNDDAFCDLENERYWTGPRPDQHGPQDPGGVDLYVGGVEHAVLHLLYSRFWHKVLFDLGFVSSQEPYRRLYNQGYIQAYAYTDARGVYVPAAEVEEKDGKFFYNGEEVNQEYGKMGKSLKNAVAPDEICRDFGADTLRVYEMSMGPLDTSRPWATKDVVGSQRFLQRLWRLAVNETTGELATSDADLTKDDLKQLHRTIAGVRDDYANLRLNTVVAKLIEYVNYLTKAYKDGAPRAAVEPIVQMVSPVAPHIAEELWKRFGHDETITFEPFPSFDEKYLVDDEIEIPVQINGKVKSRIQVAADADKDTILAAALDDEKIAHQTEGKNVVKQIYVPGRMVNLVVK, encoded by the coding sequence ATGACTAACCCGAGCGATTCCACGGCCCACCGCTATACCCCGGAGCTGGCCAACCAGATTGAAAAGACCTGGCAGCAGTACTGGCAGGAACACGGTACATTCCACGCGCCCAATCCCGTCGGCGCGCTAGCTACCGATGGCGACCTGCCGCAGGAAAAGCTCAACGTCCAGGACATGTTCCCCTACCCTTCCGGTGCGGGTCTGCACGTCGGTCACCCGCTGGGCTACATTGCGACGGATACTTACGCCCGTTACAACCGCATGCTGGGCAAGAATGTCCTGCATACGCTTGGTTATGACGCTTTCGGTCTGCCGGCGGAGCAGTACGCCATCCAGACCGGTACCCACCCGCGCACGACGACGATGGACAACATCGAAAACATGCGCAAGCAGCTAGCGATGCTCGGCTTGGGCCACGACGAGCGCCGCTCCGTGGAGACCACTGACCCGGACTTCTTTAAGTGGACCCAGTGGATCTTCCTGCAGATTTACAACTCCTGGTTCGACGAGGAGCAGCAGAAAGCTCGCCCAATTGCGGAGCTGATTAAGGAGCTTGAGGCCAACAAGCGCACCACCAAGGATGGCCGCTACTTTGAGGACCTCTCCCCTGCTGAGCAGCGCGCGGCTATCGATGAGTTCCGCTTGGTCTACCTGTCTAATTCCACCGTGAACTGGTGCCCGGGCCTGGGTACCGTGCTGGCGAACGAGGAGGTCACCGCCGAGGGCAAGTCCGAGCGCGGCAACTTCCCTGTCTTCCGCAAGAACCTCTCGCAGTGGATGATGCGCATTACCGCCTACTCCGATCGTCTCCTCGATGACCTGGAGCTTCTGGATTGGCCGGAAAAGGTCAAGTCCATGCAGCGCAACTGGATTGGTCGCTCCCGCGGCGCCGAGGTCACCTTTACCGCTGAGGGCTACGGCATTGACGTCTTCACCACCCGCCCGGACACCTTGTTCGGTGCGGAATACATGGTGCTGGCACCGGAGCATGAGCTTGTCGATGCCCTCCTCTCCCCCATCCCTTACGACGACGATGTCGACGAGCGCTGGACCTACGGCAACGACGACCCGAAGGAAGCTGTCGAGTCCTACCGCGCCGATATCGCTGCGAAGTCGGATCTGGAGCGCCAAGAGAATAAGGAAAAGACTGGCGTCTTCCTGGGCACCTATGCCACTAACCCGGTCAATGGTCGCCAGATTCCGATCTTCATCGCCGACTACGTTCTTGCTGGTTACGGTACTGGCGCCATCATGGCGGTGCCGGCGCACGATACCCGTGACTACGAGTTCGCTCAGGAATTCGGGTTGCCGATTACTGAGGTCGTCGCCGGCGGCAACATCGAGGAAGAGGCCTACACCGAAGACGGTACGGCCGTGAACTCTTCCAATGACAAGGGCCTGGACATCAACGGCCTGAACAAGGAAGACGCCATCGCTCGCACCATCGAGTGGTTGGAAGAAGACGGCAGCGGTGTGGAGAAGATCCAGTACAAGCTGCGCGATTGGCTCTTTGCTCGCCAGCGCTACTGGGGCGAGCCTTTCCCGGTCGTCTACGACGCCAAAGGCCAGGCCTATCCCCTGCCCGAGTCCATGCTTCCGGTCGAGCTCCCTGAGGTCGAGGACTACCAGCCGGTTTCCTTCGATCCGGACGACGCTAACTCTGAGCCGCAGCCGCCACTGGCCAAGGCTCGCGAGTGGGTTGAGGTCGAACTCGACCTGGGCGATGGCCCGCAGACCTACTACCGCGACACCAACGTCATGCCACAGTGGGCAGGTTCTTCCTGGTACCAGCTGCGTTATGTCGATCCGCAAAACGACGATGCCTTCTGCGACTTAGAGAACGAGCGCTACTGGACCGGCCCGCGTCCGGACCAGCACGGACCGCAGGATCCCGGCGGCGTCGACCTGTATGTCGGCGGCGTCGAGCACGCCGTGCTTCACCTGCTCTACTCTCGTTTCTGGCACAAGGTACTCTTTGACCTGGGCTTTGTCAGCTCCCAGGAGCCGTACCGTCGCCTCTACAACCAGGGCTACATTCAGGCATACGCCTACACCGATGCCCGTGGCGTCTACGTCCCGGCTGCCGAGGTCGAGGAAAAGGACGGCAAGTTCTTCTACAACGGCGAAGAGGTCAACCAGGAATACGGCAAGATGGGCAAGTCCTTGAAGAACGCCGTCGCCCCGGATGAAATCTGCCGTGACTTCGGTGCTGACACCCTGCGCGTCTACGAGATGTCCATGGGCCCACTCGATACCTCTCGCCCATGGGCTACCAAGGACGTCGTTGGTTCCCAGCGTTTCCTGCAGCGCCTGTGGCGCCTCGCGGTCAACGAAACCACCGGTGAGCTGGCAACTTCCGATGCTGACCTCACCAAGGACGACCTCAAGCAGCTCCACCGCACCATCGCCGGCGTGCGCGACGACTACGCCAACCTGCGCCTGAACACCGTGGTGGCCAAGCTCATCGAGTACGTCAACTACCTAACCAAGGCTTACAAGGATGGTGCCCCGCGTGCTGCAGTCGAGCCCATCGTCCAGATGGTCTCCCCTGTCGCCCCGCACATCGCGGAAGAACTGTGGAAGCGCTTCGGCCACGATGAGACCATCACCTTCGAGCCATTCCCGTCCTTCGACGAGAAGTACCTGGTCGACGACGAAATCGAAATCCCTGTCCAAATCAACGGCAAGGTGAAGTCCCGCATCCAGGTCGCCGCCGATGCCGACAAGGACACCATCCTCGCCGCCGCTTTGGACGACGAAAAAATCGCCCATCAAACCGAAGGCAAGAACGTAGTCAAGCAAATCTACGTCCCCGGCCGCATGGTGAACCTCGTCGTGAAGTAA
- a CDS encoding ATP-binding protein, giving the protein MNVEEIREIIQLLRESGSDNYRIEAKDASQGLPESLDETLSAFGNMPEGGIILLGVAENGGSFDVTGVWDAAEAQAALGGKARNRIVPALQLGAIDVATVEGKQVVTCVVPPQPAEFKPFRVKKYGPSFTRSADGDYQLSGREELYLASAGKHQFYDRAPVAGASVEKDLDQNLVEQYLAAQLQSAPRLSRASREEQLMRTNVVADDSGTPTVAAIYALGVHPQQFFPHLAIKAHVNPGPGSDPSVRLMNQRQFSGPVPDLLDQAFSWVQEHLNSAVVFNDGQGRDLPELPAVAIRELIANAIVHRDLSPASDGTYVEIIKAPTKLIIKSPGGLWGITERQLGFTGPHARNPVLYDMCSAIRTQHGNRIIEAHATGIPAVRQALSEAFLPEPYFKDGVINFQATLSSTSTFSAEQLAWLSRLPGAATLSAAQKHALVTMYNGEEVTNSSYREAFPMDSVKARNELQELVHFGLVEVTGSGRSTAYSLKESAKRNPFSVDLPQTSQPPTPEPATPEPQRQPVPGPSISHDTEPQGYLSTEQKAARVREALQEAGIPLSHEELLEATGMTRGQLAPTRKRMVDSGELLTTKTPLRARNQKYYLA; this is encoded by the coding sequence GTGAACGTTGAAGAAATCCGCGAAATTATCCAACTACTTCGTGAAAGTGGCTCTGATAATTACCGCATCGAGGCTAAAGATGCGTCCCAAGGATTGCCGGAATCCTTGGACGAAACATTGTCTGCCTTCGGAAACATGCCCGAAGGCGGCATCATCCTGCTCGGTGTGGCTGAAAATGGAGGAAGCTTCGACGTTACAGGCGTGTGGGACGCCGCTGAGGCCCAAGCAGCACTCGGGGGCAAAGCTCGCAATCGAATTGTGCCTGCACTGCAACTCGGGGCAATCGATGTCGCGACTGTAGAAGGTAAGCAGGTCGTAACCTGTGTCGTACCTCCACAGCCTGCTGAATTCAAACCTTTTCGCGTAAAGAAATACGGCCCTAGCTTTACTCGATCCGCAGATGGTGACTATCAACTTTCTGGACGTGAAGAGCTCTATCTTGCAAGCGCAGGCAAGCATCAGTTTTATGACCGCGCTCCAGTAGCTGGGGCAAGCGTCGAAAAGGACCTCGACCAAAACCTGGTGGAGCAATATCTCGCCGCACAATTGCAATCGGCTCCTCGCTTGAGCCGCGCCAGCCGCGAGGAACAGCTGATGCGCACGAACGTAGTCGCTGATGATTCGGGAACTCCGACTGTTGCTGCGATTTATGCGCTGGGCGTTCACCCACAACAGTTTTTCCCACACCTGGCAATCAAGGCTCATGTTAACCCCGGACCTGGTTCGGATCCTTCAGTTCGCCTCATGAACCAGCGGCAGTTTTCTGGTCCCGTTCCAGACCTTCTGGATCAAGCTTTTTCCTGGGTGCAGGAGCACTTGAACTCCGCGGTCGTATTTAACGATGGCCAAGGCAGAGATCTACCTGAACTGCCCGCGGTGGCTATCCGCGAGCTCATTGCCAATGCCATTGTGCATCGCGATTTATCACCTGCCAGCGACGGTACATATGTAGAAATCATCAAAGCCCCAACCAAACTCATCATCAAAAGTCCTGGTGGCCTGTGGGGGATTACCGAAAGGCAGCTCGGTTTCACAGGCCCGCACGCACGCAACCCAGTGTTGTACGACATGTGTTCAGCCATTCGCACCCAGCATGGAAACCGCATTATTGAAGCCCACGCCACTGGCATTCCTGCAGTGCGACAGGCCTTAAGCGAGGCGTTTCTTCCCGAACCGTACTTCAAAGATGGCGTCATCAACTTCCAAGCAACGCTGTCTTCAACGTCCACATTTAGCGCGGAGCAGCTTGCCTGGCTCTCCCGGCTCCCCGGTGCCGCCACCTTGTCAGCTGCCCAAAAGCATGCTTTGGTCACGATGTACAACGGAGAAGAAGTAACAAACAGCAGCTACCGGGAAGCTTTCCCCATGGACTCTGTCAAAGCTCGAAATGAACTGCAAGAACTCGTCCACTTCGGATTGGTCGAGGTGACTGGCAGCGGTCGCAGTACAGCTTATTCCTTAAAAGAAAGTGCCAAGCGAAATCCATTCAGCGTCGACCTGCCCCAAACATCACAGCCCCCAACACCAGAGCCTGCGACGCCTGAACCACAGCGTCAACCTGTTCCAGGGCCATCGATTAGCCACGACACTGAACCACAGGGCTACCTTTCAACTGAGCAGAAGGCCGCGCGCGTTCGCGAAGCGTTGCAGGAAGCAGGAATTCCGCTCTCACATGAAGAATTACTTGAGGCGACTGGTATGACCCGGGGACAGTTGGCTCCCACACGTAAACGCATGGTGGACAGCGGTGAATTGCTCACCACAAAGACGCCACTGCGGGCAAGGAATCAGAAGTATTACCTGGCTTGA
- a CDS encoding alkaline phosphatase has protein sequence MRNFSSARRLGAAAIAGSVITAGVVAPASAQESAGPKNIIYMIGDGMGYNHVAYNNLFETGQSKYLVDGEFSAEGPQEIEGESVQAYEDFNHLAMSTYSHGGTYDPEQAWATHDYVNEGIITDSAAASTAMATGAKVENGRIGVNNYGHKLESMSERAKKLGKAAGVVSSVPFSHATPAGFAAHNPDRNAYGEITNEMLDSDLDLVMGAGHPLYDDSNNLLDTPEYGYIDKEDFDRLSNGETDWNFFDTTEDFEQLANGQVEPDKKYWGTPQVASTLQQGRDGEGETPYSDPRNDVVDLATMTTGALNVLGQEEEGFSVMIEGGAIDWTGHANDSAREIEEMQDFNASVDAAIEWVNQNSNWDETLLIVTADHETGCLSGPDETEKWNAQQGEAGQLPEHEWYSGDHTNQLVPFFFKGAGSADLEAKVKGTDPVRGDYLDNTAVATLALQQWWHGTSDDDGDNGDDNAPAPDNGSSLSSSSSLLSGLAGAGIAAGLIGAILTLAQNLGIVRIDLTPIEKALRDLF, from the coding sequence ATGCGTAACTTCTCTTCCGCACGCCGTCTGGGTGCTGCGGCTATTGCCGGTTCGGTCATCACCGCCGGTGTCGTTGCCCCGGCTTCTGCACAGGAATCTGCTGGCCCGAAGAACATCATCTACATGATTGGTGATGGCATGGGCTACAACCACGTTGCCTACAATAATCTCTTCGAGACCGGCCAGTCCAAGTACCTGGTCGACGGTGAGTTCTCCGCCGAGGGCCCGCAGGAAATCGAAGGCGAGTCCGTCCAGGCTTACGAGGACTTCAACCACTTGGCTATGTCCACCTACTCCCACGGTGGCACCTACGACCCGGAGCAGGCCTGGGCTACTCATGACTACGTCAACGAGGGCATCATCACCGACTCCGCTGCAGCCAGCACCGCGATGGCTACCGGCGCCAAGGTCGAAAACGGCCGCATCGGTGTGAACAACTACGGCCACAAGCTGGAAAGCATGTCGGAGCGCGCAAAGAAGCTCGGCAAGGCAGCTGGCGTTGTCTCCTCCGTTCCTTTCTCGCATGCGACCCCGGCAGGCTTTGCGGCGCACAACCCGGACCGCAACGCTTACGGTGAGATCACCAACGAGATGCTGGACTCCGACCTCGACTTGGTCATGGGTGCAGGCCACCCGCTTTACGATGACTCCAACAACCTCCTGGACACCCCGGAGTACGGCTACATCGATAAAGAAGACTTCGACCGCCTGTCCAACGGTGAGACCGACTGGAACTTCTTCGACACCACTGAGGACTTCGAGCAGCTGGCAAACGGCCAGGTAGAACCAGATAAGAAGTACTGGGGCACCCCACAGGTTGCCTCCACCCTGCAGCAGGGCCGCGACGGCGAGGGCGAGACCCCGTACTCCGACCCGCGCAACGACGTGGTCGACCTGGCCACCATGACCACCGGTGCACTCAACGTGCTGGGCCAGGAAGAAGAGGGCTTCAGCGTCATGATTGAAGGCGGCGCCATCGACTGGACCGGCCACGCTAACGATTCTGCTCGCGAAATCGAGGAGATGCAGGACTTCAACGCTTCCGTCGATGCCGCCATCGAGTGGGTGAACCAGAACTCCAACTGGGATGAGACCCTGCTGATTGTCACCGCTGACCACGAGACCGGCTGCCTGTCTGGCCCGGATGAGACCGAGAAGTGGAACGCCCAGCAGGGCGAGGCTGGTCAGCTGCCGGAGCACGAGTGGTACTCCGGTGACCATACCAACCAGCTGGTTCCTTTCTTCTTCAAGGGCGCGGGCTCCGCTGATCTGGAGGCCAAGGTCAAGGGCACCGACCCGGTTCGCGGCGACTACCTGGACAACACCGCCGTGGCTACCCTGGCCCTGCAGCAGTGGTGGCACGGCACCTCCGACGACGATGGCGACAACGGCGACGACAACGCCCCAGCTCCGGATAACGGCAGCAGCCTGAGCTCGTCTAGCAGCCTGCTCTCCGGCCTCGCTGGCGCTGGCATCGCCGCTGGTCTCATCGGCGCTATCCTGACCTTGGCGCAGAACCTGGGCATCGTCCGCATTGACCTCACTCCGATTGAGAAGGCACTGCGCGACCTGTTCTAG
- a CDS encoding MOSC domain-containing protein has translation MQVLSTNIAVPRPSGVRRYATTGIDKRPAPQLTVTKVGPHYGDGSAAEQDFIGDSEHHGGADKALYAVAREELDYWEHKLDRTLNDGCFGENLTTSGIDWTTTLINQRVHIGEVILEVSIPRQPCATFAAWMDIKGWVKTFTQRGDCGAYLRVIEPGTIEPGAPIELGPEPEHGITMGTAFAAKMGDKKLAEQVYNSGCMPAAHQDSYRP, from the coding sequence ATGCAGGTTCTTAGCACTAATATCGCCGTACCCCGTCCGAGTGGGGTGCGGCGTTATGCGACTACGGGCATCGATAAGCGTCCGGCCCCGCAGCTCACAGTGACCAAGGTGGGCCCACACTACGGGGATGGGTCGGCCGCCGAGCAAGATTTCATCGGCGACAGCGAGCACCACGGCGGCGCCGACAAAGCACTCTATGCCGTTGCCCGCGAGGAACTGGACTACTGGGAACACAAACTCGACCGCACGCTTAACGATGGCTGCTTTGGCGAGAACCTCACCACCTCCGGCATCGACTGGACGACAACGCTCATTAACCAGCGCGTCCACATCGGTGAGGTCATCCTGGAAGTCTCCATTCCCCGCCAACCCTGTGCCACTTTTGCCGCGTGGATGGATATCAAAGGCTGGGTCAAGACCTTTACCCAGCGCGGCGATTGTGGCGCGTACCTGCGCGTTATCGAGCCCGGCACGATTGAACCCGGCGCGCCCATTGAACTGGGCCCCGAACCCGAACACGGCATCACAATGGGCACGGCCTTTGCCGCCAAGATGGGCGATAAGAAGCTCGCCGAACAGGTTTACAACTCTGGGTGTATGCCAGCCGCACATCAAGACAGCTACCGGCCTTAA